One genomic segment of Photobacterium sp. DA100 includes these proteins:
- a CDS encoding pitrilysin family protein: protein MQKWIVGIALISLAGCSQLQSQQAGAPELPQGVTFIEQIKAGQSSDTPVIPYSKYQLANGLTVVLHEDKSDPLVHVDMTYHVGSAREELGKSGFAHFFEHMMFQGSEHVGDQEHFKLITEAGGTLNGTTNRDRTNYFQTVPANQLEKVLWLEADRMGFLLGAVSQRKFEIQRSTVKNERAQRYENRPYGLVYERMGEALYPRTHPYSWQTIGYVEDLDRVDVNDLKAFFLRWYGPNNATLTIGGDIDVEQTLEWVNKYYGSIPRGPEVEKPAKQPVTVDNDLYLTLEDKIQQPMLLMAWPTSYNGADDEASLDMLARVIGGGKNSLMYQNLVKTGKVVDAGAFHDCAELACTMYVYAIGQSGKQGDLKKLRSEVTDILDGLEERGVSTTELEELKGMVEANAIFGLQSVSGKVSQLAAYETFFDDPGYLGTELGNLRAVTTASMEQAYMRYLNGHPSVTLSVVPRGRTSIEAAKPNFTPPPRIIPEYTKVSEEKLQQQMRVPVDDFDRSVMPQPSSPVEAVMPDLYQFELANGIKVLGTEYRETPTVEIQMVVPAGRRFEPEGKAGLAKLTASMMAEASEASTVEELSSRLDRLGSTVSFSAGKYGTVVSVTSLTKYLPETLDILKERLFQPAFDPADFARVKQQALEGIIYEHQRPAWLAGQATREVLFGGTTFSLPPEGTKASLESITLEDVKAFYRRYYTPNGADIVVVGDIDKTQLSSSLGFLADWQGMPEPSYVTPALPSLPKQTVWLVDKPGAPQTVIRLARQGLPYDATGELYETQLANFNLAGNFNSRINLNLREDKGYTYGAGGYQSGGKEVGLSVYYAQVRADATLPSLKEFLAELEKMSSEGVTDEELNFMRLAVGQKDALNYETPSKKAQLLGQILTYSLPENFVETRNDIVASITKARIDELAAKWFDPADYQIIVVGDAASLKPQLETLDLPVRALSPKM from the coding sequence GTGCAAAAGTGGATAGTGGGGATCGCGCTGATCTCTCTGGCAGGCTGTAGCCAACTACAGTCGCAACAGGCCGGGGCGCCCGAGTTGCCGCAAGGGGTGACATTCATTGAACAGATCAAGGCCGGGCAGTCTTCAGATACGCCGGTGATCCCGTATTCTAAATACCAACTTGCCAATGGGCTGACCGTGGTGCTCCATGAGGATAAGTCTGATCCTCTGGTGCATGTTGATATGACTTACCATGTTGGCTCTGCCCGTGAGGAGCTCGGCAAGTCGGGTTTTGCTCATTTTTTCGAGCACATGATGTTCCAGGGCTCCGAGCATGTCGGCGATCAGGAGCACTTCAAGCTGATCACCGAAGCGGGCGGCACACTGAACGGGACGACCAACCGGGATCGGACCAACTACTTCCAAACCGTACCGGCCAACCAGCTTGAGAAGGTCTTGTGGTTGGAAGCGGACCGTATGGGGTTTTTGCTCGGGGCGGTTTCGCAGCGCAAGTTTGAAATCCAGCGCTCCACGGTGAAAAATGAGCGCGCGCAGCGCTACGAGAACCGGCCTTACGGCTTGGTCTACGAACGGATGGGCGAGGCCCTGTATCCGCGCACCCACCCGTATTCATGGCAGACCATTGGCTATGTGGAAGATCTCGACCGTGTTGATGTGAACGATCTCAAGGCATTCTTCCTGCGCTGGTATGGCCCGAACAATGCCACCCTGACCATTGGCGGCGATATCGATGTCGAGCAGACACTCGAGTGGGTCAACAAATACTATGGTTCTATCCCTCGCGGGCCTGAAGTCGAGAAGCCGGCCAAGCAACCGGTGACGGTTGACAATGATTTATATCTGACATTGGAAGACAAGATCCAGCAGCCGATGTTGCTGATGGCGTGGCCAACGTCCTACAACGGTGCGGATGATGAAGCTTCGCTCGATATGTTGGCAAGAGTGATCGGCGGTGGCAAGAATAGCCTGATGTACCAGAATCTGGTGAAGACCGGCAAGGTGGTCGATGCGGGTGCTTTCCATGATTGCGCCGAGCTGGCCTGTACTATGTATGTTTATGCGATTGGCCAGAGTGGTAAGCAGGGCGATTTGAAGAAGCTGCGCTCGGAAGTGACCGATATCCTTGATGGCCTTGAAGAGCGAGGGGTATCCACCACCGAGCTTGAAGAGCTGAAAGGTATGGTGGAAGCCAATGCGATCTTCGGCTTGCAGAGCGTCAGCGGCAAAGTATCGCAGTTGGCTGCCTATGAGACCTTCTTTGATGATCCTGGTTACCTAGGCACCGAACTTGGTAACCTGCGAGCGGTGACCACCGCGAGCATGGAACAAGCATATATGCGCTACCTTAATGGTCATCCGAGTGTGACCTTGAGTGTGGTGCCTCGAGGGCGCACCAGCATTGAGGCGGCGAAACCGAACTTCACACCGCCGCCACGTATTATTCCGGAGTACACCAAAGTCTCCGAGGAAAAACTGCAGCAGCAGATGCGCGTGCCGGTTGATGATTTTGACCGCTCGGTGATGCCGCAGCCGTCATCGCCGGTCGAGGCGGTGATGCCAGACCTGTACCAGTTCGAGTTGGCCAACGGCATCAAGGTGCTGGGCACCGAGTACCGCGAGACGCCAACGGTTGAAATCCAGATGGTTGTCCCGGCAGGCCGCCGCTTCGAGCCGGAAGGCAAAGCGGGCTTGGCGAAGCTGACCGCCAGCATGATGGCGGAGGCCTCGGAGGCGTCGACGGTGGAAGAGCTCTCCTCCCGCCTGGATCGCCTCGGCAGTACGGTAAGCTTCTCGGCCGGTAAATATGGCACTGTGGTATCGGTAACGTCACTGACCAAGTACCTGCCTGAGACACTTGATATTCTGAAGGAGCGTTTGTTCCAGCCGGCATTTGATCCGGCGGACTTTGCCCGAGTGAAGCAGCAGGCCCTAGAAGGGATCATCTACGAGCATCAGCGCCCGGCATGGCTGGCGGGGCAGGCTACCCGCGAAGTGTTGTTTGGCGGGACGACGTTCAGTTTGCCTCCGGAAGGTACCAAGGCCTCGCTGGAGTCAATCACACTGGAAGATGTCAAAGCCTTCTACCGCCGTTACTACACCCCGAATGGGGCAGATATCGTGGTGGTCGGTGACATCGACAAGACGCAGCTGAGCTCATCGCTGGGTTTCCTCGCCGATTGGCAGGGGATGCCTGAGCCGAGCTATGTAACCCCGGCGTTGCCTAGCCTGCCGAAGCAGACGGTGTGGCTGGTGGACAAGCCGGGAGCACCGCAGACGGTGATTCGCTTGGCTCGCCAGGGGTTGCCGTATGATGCGACCGGCGAGTTGTACGAAACCCAGTTGGCCAACTTCAACCTGGCTGGCAATTTCAATAGCCGAATTAACCTCAACCTGCGTGAAGACAAAGGGTATACCTACGGGGCGGGGGGGTACCAGAGTGGCGGCAAGGAAGTCGGGTTGTCGGTCTACTATGCCCAGGTCCGGGCTGATGCGACCCTTCCGTCGCTCAAAGAGTTCCTGGCCGAGCTTGAGAAAATGTCGAGTGAAGGGGTTACGGATGAAGAGCTAAACTTCATGCGCCTGGCGGTGGGGCAGAAAGATGCCTTGAACTACGAAACGCCAAGTAAGAAGGCCCAGCTGCTAGGCCAGATCCTGACCTATTCGCTGCCGGAAAACTTTGTCGAGACCCGTAACGATATCGTGGCATCGATTACCAAGGCGCGGATCGATGAGTTGGCGGCCAAGTGGTTCGATCCGGCCGACTACCAGATCATCGTGGTCGGAGACGCGGCGAGTTTGAAACCTCAGCTAGAAACTCTCGACCTGCCTGTCAGGGCGCTCTCGCCCAAGATGTAA
- the gshA gene encoding glutamate--cysteine ligase, translated as MDFSQRLQKVAANPDALTQLGRGLEREALRITPNGKLSGEPHPAALGSALTNKWVTTDFAEPLLEFITPVSQDVEHLLSQLGDIHQFTYSKLGDEKLWPMSMPCVVGDQDEIALAQYGSSNSGRMKTLYREGLKRRYGSIMQVISGVHFNFSFPDSFWDALFGEQSELVRQDAVSDAYFGLIRNYYRFGWLIPYLFGASPALCGSFLENTGSKLDFEKIGRGTYFLPNATALRLSDLGYTNHEQSSLKIGFNGLEQYLDGLRKAIRTPSAEFAKIGVKVDGEYRQLNDNVLQIENELYAPIRPKRVAQNGEKPSEALSRGGVEYIEVRSLDVNPFSPIGITADQVRFLDMFLTWAVLSPSAPMDDAELECWRDNWNRVVLDGRNPELMLKIGCNGERLSVQDWGTRVFAELAEVAEAMDAAAGNRAYQETLARLQKWIEQPAFTLSAQLLDAIREHEGIGSVGESLAAGHAEDLNRRQYQFYSAEVFEQEAAASVERQQQIENSDELSFDAFLDAYFADIK; from the coding sequence ATGGATTTTTCACAAAGGCTGCAAAAAGTTGCGGCTAATCCTGATGCCCTGACCCAACTGGGGCGAGGTCTTGAGCGTGAAGCCCTGCGTATTACCCCGAACGGAAAGCTGTCCGGCGAGCCTCACCCGGCGGCGCTGGGTTCGGCGTTGACCAACAAATGGGTGACGACAGATTTTGCCGAGCCATTGCTGGAATTTATTACCCCGGTTTCTCAGGATGTGGAGCATCTGCTGTCTCAGCTCGGCGATATCCATCAATTTACCTACAGTAAATTGGGTGACGAGAAGCTCTGGCCGATGTCGATGCCTTGCGTGGTTGGAGATCAAGATGAGATCGCGCTGGCCCAGTACGGCAGTTCAAACAGTGGCCGGATGAAAACCCTCTACCGCGAGGGCCTCAAGCGTCGCTACGGCAGCATCATGCAGGTTATCTCCGGGGTGCACTTTAACTTTTCTTTCCCTGATAGCTTCTGGGATGCCTTGTTCGGCGAGCAATCCGAGCTAGTCCGCCAAGATGCCGTTTCCGATGCCTATTTCGGGCTGATCCGCAACTACTACCGCTTCGGTTGGTTGATCCCTTACCTATTCGGAGCATCGCCGGCGCTGTGTGGATCTTTCTTGGAAAATACCGGGTCTAAGCTCGACTTTGAAAAGATCGGCCGCGGGACCTATTTCTTGCCAAATGCGACCGCATTGCGCCTGAGTGATTTGGGCTATACCAACCATGAGCAAAGCTCATTGAAAATTGGCTTCAACGGCCTGGAGCAGTACCTTGATGGCCTGAGAAAGGCGATCCGTACCCCGTCGGCCGAGTTTGCCAAGATTGGGGTGAAAGTCGACGGTGAATACCGTCAGTTGAATGACAACGTGCTGCAGATCGAAAATGAGCTGTATGCGCCAATTAGGCCTAAGCGTGTTGCCCAAAATGGCGAGAAACCATCTGAGGCCTTGAGCCGTGGCGGCGTGGAATATATTGAGGTTCGTTCGCTCGATGTGAACCCGTTCAGCCCGATTGGGATCACGGCTGATCAGGTTCGCTTCCTGGATATGTTCCTGACTTGGGCTGTGCTATCTCCGTCGGCACCGATGGATGATGCTGAGCTGGAGTGCTGGCGTGATAACTGGAACCGGGTGGTTTTGGATGGCCGTAACCCAGAGCTGATGCTAAAGATCGGCTGTAACGGCGAGCGCCTGTCGGTTCAGGATTGGGGGACCCGAGTGTTTGCCGAACTGGCCGAGGTAGCAGAGGCAATGGATGCTGCAGCGGGCAATAGGGCTTATCAAGAGACATTGGCACGTCTGCAGAAGTGGATTGAACAGCCGGCGTTTACCCTGTCGGCACAGTTGCTCGATGCCATCCGTGAGCACGAAGGGATTGGTTCGGTGGGTGAGAGCTTGGCGGCCGGCCATGCAGAAGATCTGAACCGCCGTCAGTATCAGTTCTATTCCGCAGAGGTGTTTGAGCAGGAAGCGGCAGCTTCGGTTGAGCGTCAGCAGCAAATTGAAAACAGTGACGAGCTGTCTTTTGATGCTTTTCTTGATGCCTATTTTGCTGATATAAAATAA